A DNA window from Phaenicophaeus curvirostris isolate KB17595 chromosome 11, BPBGC_Pcur_1.0, whole genome shotgun sequence contains the following coding sequences:
- the GNL3 gene encoding guanine nucleotide-binding protein-like 3, whose translation MRRPKLRKASKRLTCHKRYKIQKKIREHHRKVRKEAKKRGHKKPKKDPGIPSAAPFKEELLREAEQRKQRLEELKQKQKLNRQKEHEKKRKLEAKKNADKITEKAEGKESSRKSKAKTKNLPDKNSKKSFCRELKKVIEASDVVLEVLDARDPMGCRCPQLEQAVTCSGDKKLLLVLNKIDLVPKENLGKWLNYLNKEFPTVAFKSATLMKDKTMPDQFTRRRARVDLSRTTECFGSKCLLRLLQEYVKTQNKAIQVGVVGFPNVGKSSIINSLKGVRACNVGLTRGVTKSMQIVHVDKQTKMLDSPSIIADPSNSTLALALRSIIDTEKSDSAELLEGADAILNHCSKQQVMIRYTMPDFRNTEEFLTLLAQKRGMLKKGGVPDIENTAKLLLCDWTGARVSYHSQPPESPRPPPYLTEDKIAELRDCFNLKKLEEENTTTVQALKSPSPASSIIFQSAGMTNGTIEENKVIEEASEWGNLETSKEGEEEEEEDFTESDDDQDEEEEEEEDVEEESSVRVTRKAKPGKRQTRPTNSEKQRAESENSNSLSISFDKTADEDDAYDFNTDYVE comes from the exons atGAGGAGGCCGA AGCTGAGGAAAGCCAGCAAGAGGCTGACCTGCCACAAGCGCTACAAGATCCAGAagaag ATCAGAGAACACCACCGAAAAGTCAGGAAGGAGGCCAAAAAACGTGGACACAAAAAGCCCAAGAAGGATCCTGGTATTCCCAGTGCTGCACCATTTAAGGAAGAGCTTCTTCGGGAAGCggagcagagaaagcagagg CTTGAAGaactaaaacaaaagcagaagctCAACAGACAGAAGGAGcatgaaaagaagaggaagcttGAAGCTAAAAAGAATGCagacaaaatcacagaaaaagcagagggaaag GAATCTTCTCGCAAATCTAAAGCCAAGACTAAGAACCTGCCAGataaaaattcaaagaaatcATTCTGCAGGGAGCTCAAGAAG GTGATTGAGGCTTCAGATGTGGTTCTAGAGGTTTTAGATGCAAGAGATCCAATGGGCTGTCGTTGTCCTCAGCTGGAGCAAGCTGTAACGTGCTCTGGAGACAAAAAGCTACTGTTGGTTCTGAACAAAATTG atttagTGCCGAAGGAGAATTTAGGGAAATGGTTGAATTATTTGAACAAGGAGTTCCCAACAGTTGCTTTTAAATCAGCAACACTGATGAAGGACAAGACCATG CCAGATCAGTTCACAAGAAGACGTGCACGCGTTGATTTATCGAGAACCACTGAATGTTTTGGAAGCAAATGCCTTTTGAGACTCCTTCAAGAATATGTCAAGACTCAAAACAAAGCCATTCAGGTTGGGGTAGTAG GTTTCCCTAATGTGGGAAAGAGCAGCATAATCAACAGTCTTAAAGGAGTTCGTGCTTGCAACGTTGGCCTAACAAGAGGTGTTACCAA GTCCATGCAAATTGTGCACGTTGataaacagacaaaaatgcTGGACAGTCCAAGTATAATTGCGGATCCTTCCAACAGCACCTTGGCGCTGGCCTTAAGAAGCATTATAGACACCGAAAAATCAGACTCAGCAGAGCTGCTTGAGGGAGCAGATGCCATTCTAAATCACTGCAGTAAACAGCAG GTAATGATACGCTACACTATGCCAGATTTCAGGAACACAGAAGAGTTTTTAACTTTGCTTGCTCAGAAAAGGGGCATGCTGAAAAAGGGGGGTGTTCCAGACATAGAGAATACCGCGAAATTACTGCTGTGTGACTGGACAGG cgCTAGAGTAAGCTACCACTCACAACCCCCAGAATCTCCAAGACCTCCACCATATCTTACAGAAGACAAAATAGCTGAATTGCGGGACTGCTtcaatttaaagaaattagaagaagaaaacaccACCACTGTTCAAG CTTTAAAATCCCCCAGTCCAGCAAGCAGCATCATTTTCCAGTCAGCTGGAATGACAAATGGGACAATAGAGGAAAATAAAGTGATAGAGGAGGCATCGGAGTGGGGAAACTTAGAAACAAGCAAGGAGggtgaggaagaagaagaggaggatttCACAGAAAGTGATGATGATcaagatgaagaagaagaagaagaggaggatgttgaAGAG GAAAGCAGCGTTCGGGTCACCAGGAAAGCAAAGCCTGGAAAACGACAAACGAGGCCTAcaaattcagaaaagcagagagcGG aAAGTGAAAATTCCAATTCACTGTCAATCAGCTTTGATAAGACAGCAGATGAAGATGATGCTTACGATTTTAATACAGACTATGTGGAATGA